The Cryptomeria japonica chromosome 2, Sugi_1.0, whole genome shotgun sequence region ggttttggagtgcaatgatgatgatttgataaaaaccaagtccaataggaacaatatatcctacaatgtgggacaaggttgtcctgaccaaacattgtagttttgtgataaaggatgatagatcctgatgagaaactatgttttgagtgatcagtttatcaaacagggtgatgatgcactttgagatgtttagatcttgaacttgttgaaggtgagtACTTGAAAAATCTTGATGTGTTTAGCTTTAGAATCCAattttgacaaatgataacttgaccaagagaacaaagaagacaatctaagcacaaaatgatagataacAGGTGCTTATGATCACTGCAAATTGACTGAGCAAATATGATAGACTCGAAAAAGATGAGCAAGAAGACAATTCTGGACCAATAGAGACATAAATTTGTACGACAGTTTAAGTAGCTTCAGACGATAATACATTCAGACCCATACaacaaatcaagatctcatatgaTAAAGCACAAGCTCGTATGACAATTCCCACTGAGCAAAATGATAAACCAAAGGCCTCGTATAACAACACTTACCGAGCAAAATGATAAACCAGAGGACTCGTGCAACAAAACTTATTGAGCAAAATGATAAACCAGAGGACTCGTACAACAAAAATTTCTAAACCATACGACAAACAAGAAGGCTCATATGACAAAACACAAGCTCATATGACTCAAGACAGAACATaggtaaaaaatgttgtttggacagatttttgatcattaaagtttgatgttttgcttctgttttccatttttagatgtctaattttctatttttaggtatgaagacacaacaaacacgcgataagataagtgacctcaagcacattatgctacctaaggaaattggctgagagagaaaacctttgcttgcaaacttaggtacacacccaatagctaatcagaatacaactgttgagtctcacgcaatggattctcaacgccgtattatccaactccaaacactaatgggggcacgatatggcaagtgtcttgggagagtttctatctctcttgcacaaagattatcaccctttcggaggtgaattgggtagcttctaatttacccggaactagtaagggattcattCAGCGCGTCagagtataaactcaattaagaggtctcccagccttgaaaaccaaggtttgatatacctaaaAGTACAGAGGAGAGATATTCCCaagcattgtcgttgacttgattttcatcaaatcacatttattttatagtaggttggagtacttggcattagccgttcccacttgggtcattcccctctcccCAACCTTAATGGCTTAGatttattagctcctcaggagggtaggcccactaaagatatgcactaatgaaagcaaaggatgattctagctttctgatcacttaagaaaggtgagagcatactcgcctatcatcaaaacacatattacatgattgttcatttccattagcaaaaacaagtgtgcctagaaaatttaaagaagacataaagtttggttgagtcttcctaagcaacttgcaaaatagatgcattagtagtcatgatgtttggatgaaatgaagctttgacaagcgtaatcttcgacaatcatcctgcaaaaactagttaggctgtcgaaaaactcacaaacagactagggttagcattagtaataaccaaattgaagcatgaaaaccctaaaatacaaATTGCTTTGAAATCATAGAAGCAAAATTTTGTACGACACTATTTACCTGATTGTACGAGTCTCTTTTCGTGACCGTACGAGTGCAAAACAGAGCTCGTACGATAATTAAGTATCCTTAGAATCTCGTATGAGTCAGAACGAGTCCTCGTTTGAGTGCACAAAGGAACTCGTATGAGATTCTAATTTTGACTCggccagaaatgaagatttgatgatgcttgagaggccaaaaatcagattttcggccccatggtgggcgccaaaatgtcgtacTCTATGATGTgcgtgatacctgcagctgcaacacaaaacactcaatagatcattacaagcatggttagcaaataataagcaaacaaagatgaaccatgacaaagcgacctatcgcctcctaagagatgcaactatggatttgctctcaaatttggataagcaattccagtgacttgactacacctagatggaggatttgaaatgataaatgatatgcaaagatgagattaattatgctagattgatccaagagactaattaagctaatgatatgcatgattaagctatgatgatgatgcaattaagataaaaaaagagattgattaagctacatgattcaacaattatgctagaaaatgatcaaattaaactaaatctaagatgcaattgcttaaaacaacaattctcaaatgatatgcctatagtaacaatgcataagatgaaatgagatgggatccttattgctccaaaatgggggatatttataggatttccaaggctaggggtgaggtgacaggaatcaacggtcaagattgagtctgaagatatcaagggtgaaattggaggaggttgaagaagaggttggaggaagagacacttgtcatctctgtggtgacaagtgtcaaggagctttgctcataaaagggcaagtgtccaagagaggagacatgtggccaaagtgccatgtgtctcaagaagaaaatatccacaccataggaggttaggataaggaggttagaaggtgcaagataggatagggttaggcaaatccaaaggttaggtggaatgggttaggttagagagatggttaggttaggtggttagaagttaggaggcatgtgggtaatttgaatttaaaaattcaaataataggaaaagactaattaattctcaacaactcataaattgatttgttttaattaattagaggattagaagaattgattgaagtagGGGAggagattaattaatttcaattaattaattaaaggggactattgaaatgaacctattaaataaatccttagatttattagtaagtagatgaaagggaaaatttaatcaaattgcctaatgaattcaattaaattaggaagggggattaattaaataattgcttatttaattaattatcttcagaccatttttaggtgtatacaatcatCAATTGTTGTATTGTATTGACTTTATCATATTCTTCTTCTATATCTGGCCAAACTAAATGCTCGTCCTCAAGGTGAGGTTGTGCAGGTGAATATAATGCAAGTGTTTTAGTTTTTGTCCCATCATAAATGGTCATGTCCCTTGATCTAAATCATATGAAAGCATATGTTGTGGCTAATAGGGTCTACCCAAGATAATAGGATAGCCTCCTAAAGTTTCTTTGGGTGAGAGAATGACAAAGTCAGctggatattcccaggaatccagtGTTACTACAAGATCTTCCACCATACCATCTGGTGTAACAGTAGAACTGTATGCAAGTTGTAGGACACTAGTTGTAGTCCTCAGATTAGTGATATTGAGTTTCTGCATCATATCCTTTGTCATAACATTTATAGCTGTCCCAAGGTCAATAAGAGCATTCTGAAGTTGAACTCCATTGATAACTACTGCTACAAGAGAACTTCCTGGGTCTAAATACTTAGGGATAGAAAATTTCCCGAACACAAGGTCTGCTAATTGGCCTACAACATGAACCGTAGGTGGATCTTTCTCCTTTCTCCCTAGATTTTTCAAGCAACCTTCCTTAATTGCCtttccatatattggaacatcctttattgcttgaaaTAAGGGAATCTTGACACATATGTTCTTtaattgatccattatatcaaataTGGGTTCTTCTTTTTGTTTGGTTGGCTCTGCCtctaatctttgaggaaatggaggtatATTGCTTGATTCTTGTTGTTCTAGCCTTGATGGAATTGGTGAATTTTTGACACTTTGGTAGATATGACCTTCATCAGGCATTTCAATTATAACTGGAGGTGAAGGTGCAAGAAGAGTTGTCCCA contains the following coding sequences:
- the LOC131052160 gene encoding uncharacterized protein LOC131052160 produces the protein MPPPNPNVVAPPKPTQLPAQPMPNSKNKQPQQQQVYAMDLNQYHTYVVSISDIHLRFGTTLLAPSPPVIIEMPDEGHIYQSVKNSPIPSRLEQQESSNIPPFPQRLEAEPTKQKEEPIFDIMDQLKNICVKIPLFQAIKDVPIYGKAIKEGCLKNLGRKEKDPPTVHVVGQLADLVFGKFSIPKYLDPGSSLVAVVINGVQLQNALIDLGTAINVMTKDMMQKLNITNLRTTTSVLQLAYSSTVTPDGMVEDLVVTLDSWEYPADFVILSPKETLGGYPIILVTGRTVVDRGPVVACHVAGVCPPVLRTVGGRKASPGEGVTGGPGAKGAGGGSGLADGVSGWPTGGLGGRWCVWAASGRCLGGRRCVWVAGGRCL